The Puntigrus tetrazona isolate hp1 chromosome 3, ASM1883169v1, whole genome shotgun sequence genome contains a region encoding:
- the fscn2a gene encoding fascin-2a encodes MSTNGISMALKLQFGLINYENRYLTAEAFGFKVNASGTSMKKKQIWTLEQDQDSQVVFLRSHLGRYLATDKDGKVSCEEEVPNASCRFLLVTQSDGRWALQSEPYSRYFGGSAEYLSCFAQTIGESEQWAMHLALHPQANLLSVSRKRYARLSTADDELCMDSDIPWGVDSLITLVYLDGKYSLKTCDNRFLSNDGKLVMNHGPNTSFTLELKSGKLAFKDSEGKFLSPTGPTGTLKSGRCSRPGKDELFDLEESHPQVVFQAANKRYVSIRQGVSISANQDDETDMETFQMEIDKDTKKCMFRTNGGNYWTLVTHGGILSTATEAEESTMFDIEWLGRRVALRANNGKYVCTKKNGQLAAVSDSLGEDEQFVLKLINRPILVLRGENGFVCHHKTSNTLDCSRSVYDIFSLLFSDGAYQIKSGNEKFWYVSSSGLVCTDGDKPEEFFFEFAEYGRVGIKSQNGKYLRGDQGGTLMGDGLSVEASSLWEH; translated from the exons ATGTCCACGAATGGAATAAGTATGGCTCTTAAGCTTCAGTTCGGActtattaattatgaaaatcGTTACCTCACTGCAGAGGCATTTGGGTTCAAGGTGAATGCATCTGGAACTAGCATGAAGAAGAAACAGATCTGGACCCTGGAGCAAGACCAGGACAGCCAGGTGGTTTTCTTGCGCAGTCATCTTGGACGTTATCTGGCCACCGATAAAGATGGCAAGGTGAGCTGTGAGGAGGAAGTGCCAAATGCATCCTGCCGTTTCTTGCTTGTGACACAGTCAGATGGACGCTGGGCCTTACAATCAGAGCCATATTCACGTTATTTTGGAGGCTCTGCAGAATATCTGTCCTGTTTTGCCCAGACCATTGGAGAATCTGAACAATGGGCCATGCATCTTGCCCTTCATCCACAGGCCAACCTTCTAAGTGTATCCCGCAAGCGCTATGCACGCTTGTCCACAGCAGACGATGAGCTCTGTATGGACAGCGACATCCCCTGGGGCGTTGATTCCTTAATAACTTTGGTCTATCTGGATGGCAAGTACAGTTTGAAGACCTGTGACAACCGCTTTCTCAGCAATGATGGTAAACTGGTAATGAATCATGGGCCTAACACTAGTTTCACCTTGGAACTTAAGTCTGGCAAGCTGGCTTTTAAGGACTCTGAGGGCAAGTTTCTCTCACCAACGGGCCCCACGGGTACCCTGAAGTCTGGCCGCTGTTCAAGGCCAGGGAAAGATGAGCTGTTTGATCTGGAGGAGAGCCACCCACAAGTTGTTTTCCAGGCAGCCAACAAAAGATATGTGTCTATTCGTCAAG GTGTTAGCATCTCAGCTAATCAGGACGATGAGACAGACATGGAGACATTTCAGATGGAGATTGATAAAGACACTAAAAAGTGTATGTTCAGAACTAATGGTGGAAATTACTGGACCCTAGTTACTCACGGAGGGATTTTGTCCACGGCCACAGAAGC AGAAGAAAGCACCATGTTTGACATTGAATGGCTGGGCAGGCGAGTTGCTTTGAGGGCAAACAATGGAAAATATGTCTGCACAAAGAAAAATGGCCAGCTTGCTGCTGTGAGCGATTCTTTGG GGGAGGATGAGCAGTTTGTGCTAAAGCTGATTAATCGTCCAATCCTGGTCTTGCGTGGGGAGAACGGCTTTGTGTGTCACCACAAAACCTCCAATACCCTGGACTGCAGCCGCTCGGTTTACGACATCTTCTCCTTGCTTTTCAGCGATGGCGCATACCAAATAAAAA GTGGAAATGAAAAGTTCTGGTACGTCTCCAGCAGTGGTCTGGTTTGCACAGATGGAGACAAACCTGAGGAGTTCTTCTTTGAGTTTGCGGAGTATGGACGGGTTGGGATCAAGAGTCAAAATGGGAAGTACCTGCGTGGAGACCAGGGAGGCACACTGATGGGTGATGGGCTCAGTGTGGAGGCCTCGTCTCTGTGGGAGCACTGA